A region of Moorena producens PAL-8-15-08-1 DNA encodes the following proteins:
- a CDS encoding RtcB family protein, with product MPYEKLDLSTPKPVLSWANHSLAAQETQMAKNVASLPFVFKHVALMPDVHLGKGSLVGSVIATKDAILPAAVGVDIGCFTGDTLVPLVDGKSYTLEALASSQREIIVYSCTQTGKIVAAKATAKLTRRNQLLLKVVLDNSQEIKCTPDHRFMLRDGSYREARDLKPGTSLMPFYSQIDKDGYTLIQQPYSGRWQKADGIISSSDIPATDIPTTDIPTTDIPATEWLESQLSGRVPSFPGHRTVIDHHIDHHNLAPAEHPSSNLVGGANHKVVKILPLQERQDVYCLNVPEYHNFALTAGVFVHNCGMSAIKTPFVAEQLEGKLKKIRLEIEAAIPVGFNENKDIEKPVVNWQGWRDFKELHPGVQRLDGKSMKQLGSLGGGNHFIELCLDTENQVWLMLHSGSRHIGNQLAKCHINTAKELAKLAHTNLPDRDLAYFVAGTPEFSAYWRDLQWAQNYARYNRDIMMARFKRIVEKHLAGGKSFKPLLSVNCHHNYAEKEMHFSEEVYVTRKGAVRARTDDYGIIPGSMGAKSFIVKGKGNHDSYCSCAHGAGRLMSRSKAKKQFTIDDLVEQTKGVECRKDKDVIDEIPGAYKPIDQVMANQSDLVEVVATLKQVVCVKG from the coding sequence ATGCCTTACGAAAAACTAGACCTCTCCACCCCAAAACCTGTGCTGTCTTGGGCGAATCACTCCCTAGCTGCTCAGGAAACCCAAATGGCGAAAAATGTGGCGTCTCTGCCATTTGTGTTTAAGCACGTCGCATTAATGCCAGACGTTCACCTAGGTAAAGGCTCATTAGTTGGCTCTGTAATTGCCACCAAAGATGCCATCCTGCCAGCAGCGGTCGGGGTAGATATTGGTTGTTTTACAGGTGATACCCTCGTTCCCTTGGTTGATGGCAAATCTTACACCCTCGAAGCACTAGCCAGCAGTCAGCGAGAAATTATTGTCTACTCCTGCACACAAACCGGAAAAATTGTCGCAGCTAAGGCTACAGCCAAATTAACCCGCCGTAACCAACTACTCTTAAAGGTCGTTCTCGACAACTCACAAGAAATTAAATGTACTCCCGATCATCGATTCATGCTCAGGGATGGCAGTTACCGGGAAGCCCGTGACCTCAAACCAGGGACATCCTTGATGCCTTTCTACTCCCAAATCGATAAAGATGGTTACACCTTAATCCAGCAACCCTATTCTGGAAGATGGCAAAAGGCAGATGGGATTATCTCTTCCTCTGATATCCCTGCCACTGATATCCCTACCACTGATATCCCTACCACTGATATCCCTGCCACTGAATGGTTAGAATCTCAATTGTCAGGAAGAGTACCATCTTTTCCAGGTCATAGAACAGTCATTGACCACCATATTGATCACCATAACCTTGCTCCTGCCGAGCATCCAAGCTCAAATCTGGTAGGGGGGGCAAATCACAAAGTCGTCAAGATCTTACCACTTCAGGAAAGACAGGATGTCTACTGCCTAAACGTGCCAGAGTATCACAACTTTGCCCTGACTGCTGGTGTGTTTGTTCACAACTGTGGCATGTCTGCCATCAAAACCCCTTTTGTGGCAGAGCAATTGGAGGGCAAGCTCAAGAAGATTCGCTTGGAGATTGAAGCAGCTATTCCCGTTGGCTTTAATGAAAACAAAGATATAGAGAAACCAGTAGTAAACTGGCAAGGCTGGCGTGACTTTAAGGAACTTCATCCAGGTGTGCAACGGCTAGATGGAAAATCCATGAAACAGCTCGGTTCCCTTGGTGGTGGCAATCATTTCATTGAATTGTGTCTTGATACCGAAAACCAAGTGTGGCTGATGCTACACTCCGGTTCACGGCATATTGGTAATCAGCTAGCTAAGTGCCACATTAATACTGCTAAAGAATTAGCAAAGCTGGCACATACTAACCTTCCTGACCGAGATTTAGCATACTTTGTCGCAGGAACCCCTGAATTTTCTGCCTACTGGCGGGATTTGCAATGGGCGCAAAATTATGCCCGTTACAATCGTGATATCATGATGGCTCGCTTCAAGCGAATTGTTGAGAAACATCTGGCTGGTGGTAAGTCGTTCAAGCCCTTGTTGTCAGTTAACTGCCATCACAACTATGCCGAGAAAGAAATGCATTTCTCCGAAGAGGTTTATGTCACTCGAAAAGGAGCAGTGCGAGCTCGTACCGACGACTATGGTATCATCCCTGGTTCCATGGGGGCAAAGTCTTTCATTGTTAAAGGTAAAGGCAATCATGACAGTTACTGCAGCTGTGCTCATGGTGCTGGTCGTTTAATGTCTCGCAGCAAAGCAAAAAAGCAGTTCACCATTGATGATTTAGTTGAGCAAACTAAAGGTGTTGAGTGCCGTAAAGATAAGGACGTTATCGATGAAATCCCAGGTGCTTATAAGCCAATTGATCAAGTGATGGCTAATCAGTCAGATCTAGTTGAGGTAGTGGCAACTCTGAAGCAGGTTGTTTGTGTTAAGGGTTGA
- a CDS encoding mechanosensitive ion channel family protein has protein sequence MENLKTTFNNTINLIKERIFDTDFQLPNIPVATIVIVVLILLFTYILRGFFTSIIIHRLERLTSGTETTLDNEFIRILRTPLGWLIWIAGLWLVHLVVATHLSDTQNQKIPEILFVSVLFIATYILYRAAPLLGELLAGLAAKTDTELDDLFVPYFPKLFQIAAILIATIKASEILLGASAGALIGLLGGAGVALGLLFKDIVYDWCCTVIIYADGLYKPGDVIVLDGVSGRVKILNIGLRSTRLLITEWGYIKKLPNSQMISGIFANWSDKTGDTVQWGINLTLKIDGISAQQTRRICQAIKETIPTIDGVNKDKIKVVFSRLEQNARVIKIRVFVIEPKLYYDVQSNLNLAILEILENEEINQLHVYMRKELNWLPDTSMN, from the coding sequence ATGGAAAACCTTAAGACTACATTCAACAATACAATCAACCTAATCAAAGAAAGAATCTTTGATACCGACTTCCAGCTCCCCAACATTCCTGTTGCCACGATAGTGATTGTGGTGCTCATTCTCCTCTTCACCTATATATTGCGAGGATTTTTCACTTCAATAATCATTCACAGACTCGAGCGTCTGACTAGCGGTACAGAAACCACCCTAGACAATGAGTTCATTAGGATTCTTAGGACACCATTAGGCTGGCTAATTTGGATCGCTGGACTATGGCTAGTACATCTAGTTGTGGCCACCCATCTTAGTGATACACAGAATCAGAAAATCCCCGAGATTCTGTTTGTGAGCGTTCTGTTCATTGCCACCTATATTCTTTACCGTGCTGCTCCACTACTGGGGGAGCTTCTAGCCGGATTAGCAGCAAAAACTGACACTGAACTCGACGATTTGTTCGTTCCCTACTTCCCAAAGCTTTTTCAGATCGCAGCAATCCTGATTGCTACCATTAAAGCCAGTGAAATTTTGTTGGGGGCATCTGCCGGTGCACTGATCGGTCTACTCGGTGGCGCAGGTGTCGCCTTAGGTTTGTTATTCAAAGACATTGTCTATGACTGGTGTTGTACGGTGATTATCTACGCTGATGGTCTCTATAAACCCGGTGACGTGATAGTATTGGACGGAGTAAGTGGTAGGGTTAAGATACTTAATATTGGTCTGAGAAGTACAAGGCTTCTTATTACTGAGTGGGGTTATATCAAAAAACTTCCCAATTCTCAAATGATTTCTGGAATTTTTGCAAATTGGTCAGATAAGACTGGGGATACAGTTCAGTGGGGCATAAATTTAACTCTAAAAATTGATGGAATTTCGGCCCAGCAAACTAGGCGAATTTGTCAGGCTATTAAAGAAACAATTCCGACTATCGATGGCGTGAACAAGGATAAAATTAAAGTTGTATTTTCCCGCCTTGAACAGAATGCTCGTGTGATTAAAATTAGGGTATTTGTGATTGAGCCCAAGCTCTACTATGATGTCCAGAGCAACTTGAATCTAGCCATATTAGAAATCCTGGAAAACGAGGAGATTAATCAGCTCCATGTTTATATGAGAAAGGAACTTAACTGGTTGCCTGACACCAGTATGAATTAG
- a CDS encoding TVP38/TMEM64 family protein, protein MRLNRLLKRRSLWLAIALFILVLLCYSTPVRALFNQRFLVQQLQGLGHWAICLFILVYALATVLGIPGTVLTIAGGTVFGLVWGTFWSVIGATLGALGAFWVARYLLRDWVEYKFRHHKALVSFNQAVMQTPLMFVLAVRFAPISPFNVVNFLFGLTPISSVEYTLGTFFGIIPGTLAYTWLGVTGGAALQGGDRLPFFLALSFLGILSALPLLAKRKKK, encoded by the coding sequence ATGAGATTGAACAGATTACTCAAAAGACGAAGCCTTTGGTTAGCGATCGCGCTATTTATTTTGGTGCTATTGTGTTACTCGACTCCTGTAAGAGCCTTATTTAACCAGAGGTTCCTAGTGCAACAGTTGCAAGGATTAGGCCATTGGGCAATCTGTTTATTTATCCTGGTTTATGCTCTGGCAACGGTTTTAGGAATTCCTGGCACAGTACTGACTATCGCTGGTGGTACAGTGTTTGGTTTAGTTTGGGGTACCTTCTGGTCTGTGATCGGAGCAACCTTAGGCGCATTGGGAGCATTTTGGGTAGCGCGTTACCTATTGCGAGATTGGGTTGAATACAAGTTCAGGCATCATAAAGCATTGGTCAGCTTCAATCAAGCAGTGATGCAAACACCTCTAATGTTTGTTTTAGCAGTACGCTTTGCCCCCATTTCTCCGTTTAATGTAGTGAATTTCTTGTTTGGTCTAACCCCGATTAGCTCGGTAGAGTATACCCTTGGCACTTTCTTTGGGATTATTCCTGGTACCCTCGCTTATACTTGGCTAGGAGTCACTGGGGGGGCAGCTTTGCAAGGAGGCGATCGCTTACCATTTTTCCTAGCACTGAGTTTCTTAGGTATACTGTCTGCCTTGCCACTGTTGGCAAAGCGAAAAAAGAAATAG
- a CDS encoding phosphate ABC transporter ATP-binding protein, producing the protein MVNPLEIKQRLPVSQSINDPLIQTERLCLHYGTKPAFADVSLPIYKGSITALVGPSGCGKTSFLSCLNRLTDLIPNAKVTGRIRMGSLDVLSPRMDAIAKRGAMELIALRRRVGMIFQKPSPFPFSIWKNLAFPLREHGVKNRDNIAELIETALRDVGLWDEVKDRLHTSALALSGGQKQRLCIARALVLQPEVLLLDEPCSALDPISSGVVEDLIARLRGRYTLVIVTHNLAQARRIADYTAVFWVKEAVGRLIEYGCVEQIFESPQQALTAAYVNGIRG; encoded by the coding sequence ATGGTTAACCCTTTAGAAATAAAACAGCGATTACCGGTAAGCCAGTCTATAAACGACCCATTGATTCAGACCGAGCGGCTATGTTTACATTATGGAACAAAACCGGCCTTTGCTGATGTATCGTTGCCAATTTATAAAGGTTCGATTACCGCACTAGTGGGACCATCTGGTTGTGGAAAGACTAGTTTTTTAAGTTGCCTAAATCGCTTGACAGATTTGATTCCTAATGCTAAAGTTACCGGTAGGATTCGCATGGGTTCCCTGGATGTGCTGAGTCCTCGGATGGATGCGATCGCAAAGCGTGGTGCTATGGAGCTAATTGCACTTCGCCGTCGTGTTGGAATGATTTTCCAAAAGCCGAGTCCCTTCCCCTTCTCAATCTGGAAGAATCTGGCCTTTCCGTTGCGGGAACATGGTGTTAAAAACCGGGATAACATTGCTGAGCTGATCGAAACCGCACTCCGGGATGTTGGTTTGTGGGATGAAGTAAAAGACCGACTCCACACCTCGGCTCTTGCTCTGTCTGGTGGTCAAAAGCAGCGCCTGTGCATTGCCCGTGCCTTGGTATTGCAACCGGAAGTACTCCTGTTAGATGAACCCTGTAGTGCCCTCGATCCCATATCCAGCGGTGTGGTCGAAGACTTGATAGCTAGGCTCAGGGGACGCTACACCCTAGTGATTGTTACCCATAACCTAGCTCAAGCCAGACGGATTGCTGACTATACTGCCGTCTTCTGGGTTAAGGAAGCAGTGGGACGATTGATTGAATACGGCTGTGTGGAGCAGATTTTTGAATCACCTCAACAAGCCTTGACAGCTGCCTATGTCAATGGAATTAGAGGATAA
- a CDS encoding mechanosensitive ion channel family protein — MENLKTTFNNTINVIKERIFDTDFKLANIPVSTIAIVVLILILTQILRGLFTAIIINRIERLTSGTETTLDDEFIKILRRPLGWLIWLAGLWLVYLVVGTHLTPAQNEKIPEILFVSALFIATYILYRAAPLLGELLAGLAANTETELDDLFVPYFPRLFQIAAVMIAAIKASEILLGASAGALIGLLGGAGVALGLLFKDIIYDWCCTVIIYADGLYKPGEFVVVDGINGFVEILSIGLRSTTLLLCSWGSIKKVPNSKMIAGVVENYSRKIGETLEWGINFNLKVDGISAKQTTRICQAIKESIPTIDGLHKQKMVVLFSHIEENARVIMIRVFVIDPDLYVDALQDLNIAILEILEKEEIDHLHIELEKQLEDYKQRKGNLVSEMISKS; from the coding sequence ATGGAAAACCTTAAGACTACATTCAACAATACAATCAACGTTATCAAAGAAAGGATCTTTGATACGGACTTCAAACTCGCCAACATCCCTGTTTCCACAATAGCTATTGTGGTGCTCATCCTCATCTTAACCCAGATATTGCGAGGCTTGTTCACTGCCATAATCATTAACAGAATCGAGCGTCTAACTAGCGGTACAGAAACTACCCTAGACGATGAGTTCATTAAGATTCTTAGGCGACCATTAGGCTGGCTAATTTGGCTGGCTGGACTATGGCTAGTATATCTAGTTGTGGGCACTCATCTTACTCCTGCACAGAATGAGAAAATCCCCGAAATTCTGTTTGTGAGCGCTCTGTTCATTGCCACCTATATTCTGTACCGTGCTGCGCCACTACTGGGAGAGCTTCTAGCGGGATTGGCGGCCAACACTGAAACTGAGCTAGACGATTTGTTCGTGCCCTACTTCCCAAGGCTTTTTCAGATCGCAGCAGTGATGATTGCGGCCATTAAAGCCAGTGAGATTTTGTTGGGGGCATCTGCTGGTGCACTGATCGGTCTACTCGGTGGTGCAGGTGTCGCCTTAGGTTTGTTATTCAAAGACATTATCTATGACTGGTGTTGTACGGTGATTATCTACGCTGATGGTCTCTATAAACCCGGTGAATTTGTAGTCGTGGACGGAATAAATGGTTTTGTTGAGATACTCAGTATTGGTCTGAGAAGTACAACACTTCTTCTTTGTAGTTGGGGTTCTATCAAAAAAGTTCCCAATTCTAAAATGATTGCTGGAGTTGTGGAAAATTACTCACGGAAGATTGGCGAAACGTTGGAGTGGGGCATAAATTTCAATCTTAAAGTTGATGGAATTTCAGCGAAGCAAACTACCCGAATTTGTCAGGCTATTAAAGAAAGCATTCCGACTATCGATGGCTTGCATAAGCAGAAAATGGTAGTTTTATTTTCCCACATTGAAGAGAATGCTCGTGTGATTATGATTAGGGTATTTGTGATTGATCCCGACCTCTACGTTGATGCCCTGCAAGACTTGAACATAGCCATCTTAGAAATCCTGGAAAAAGAAGAGATTGATCACCTGCATATTGAGCTGGAAAAGCAACTTGAAGACTACAAACAAAGGAAGGGAAATTTAGTTAGTGAGATGATATCTAAATCTTAG
- the petN gene encoding cytochrome b6-f complex subunit PetN: MDILTLGWVSVLVLFTWSISMVVWGRNGF, translated from the coding sequence ATGGATATTCTGACATTAGGCTGGGTTTCTGTACTGGTTTTGTTCACTTGGTCAATCTCAATGGTTGTCTGGGGTCGTAACGGATTTTAA
- a CDS encoding mechanosensitive ion channel family protein has translation MENLKTTFNNTINLIKERIFDTNFKLANIPVATIVIVVLILVLTQILRGLFTSIIIDRLERLTSRTTTTLDYELIRILKQPLGWLIWLAGLWVVHLVVGTHLTPAQNEKIPEILFVTALFIATYILYRAAPLLGELLAGLAANTETELDDLFVPYFPRLFQIAAVLIATIKASEILLGASAGALIGLLGGAGVALGLLFKDIIYDWCCTVIIYADGLYKPGEFVVVDGINGFVEILSIGLRSTTLLLCSWGSIKKVPNSKMIAGVVENWSRKTSDTLQWGINFNLKIDGISADKTTRICQAIKETIPTIDGLHKQKMVVLFSHIEENARVIMLRVFVIDPDLYVDALQDLNIAILEILEKEEIDHLHIELEKQLEDYKQMKGNLVSEVISKS, from the coding sequence ATGGAAAACCTTAAGACTACATTCAACAATACAATCAACCTTATCAAAGAAAGGATCTTTGATACCAACTTCAAACTCGCCAACATTCCTGTTGCCACGATAGTTATTGTGGTGCTCATCCTCGTCCTTACCCAGATATTGCGAGGTTTGTTCACTTCAATAATCATTGACAGACTCGAGCGTCTGACTAGCCGAACAACAACCACCCTAGACTATGAGTTAATTAGGATTCTTAAGCAACCATTAGGCTGGCTAATTTGGCTGGCTGGATTATGGGTAGTACATCTAGTTGTGGGCACCCATCTTACTCCTGCACAGAATGAGAAAATCCCCGAGATTCTGTTTGTGACTGCTCTGTTCATTGCCACCTATATTCTTTACCGTGCTGCTCCACTACTGGGAGAGCTGCTAGCGGGATTGGCGGCCAACACTGAAACTGAACTCGACGATTTGTTCGTGCCCTACTTCCCAAGGCTTTTTCAGATCGCAGCAGTGCTGATTGCTACCATTAAAGCCAGTGAGATTCTGTTGGGGGCATCTGCTGGTGCACTGATCGGTCTACTCGGTGGCGCAGGTGTCGCCTTAGGTTTGTTATTCAAAGACATTATCTATGACTGGTGTTGTACAGTGATTATCTACGCTGATGGTCTCTATAAACCCGGTGAATTTGTAGTCGTGGACGGAATAAATGGTTTTGTTGAGATACTCAGTATTGGTCTGAGAAGTACAACACTTCTTCTTTGTAGTTGGGGTTCTATCAAAAAAGTTCCCAATTCTAAAATGATTGCTGGAGTTGTGGAAAATTGGTCACGGAAGACTAGCGATACGTTGCAGTGGGGCATAAATTTCAATCTTAAAATTGATGGTATTTCGGCTGATAAAACTACCCGAATTTGTCAGGCTATTAAAGAAACAATTCCCACTATCGATGGCTTGCACAAGCAGAAAATGGTAGTGTTATTTTCCCACATTGAAGAGAATGCTCGTGTGATTATGCTTAGGGTATTTGTGATTGATCCCGACCTCTACGTTGATGCCCTGCAAGACTTGAACATAGCCATCTTAGAAATCCTGGAAAAAGAGGAGATTGATCACCTGCATATTGAGCTAGAAAAGCAACTTGAAGACTACAAACAGATGAAGGGAAATTTAGTTAGTGAGGTGATATCTAAATCCTAG
- a CDS encoding mechanosensitive ion channel family protein, with protein MENLQGTFNNTINLIKERIFDTDFKLANIPLSTIVIVVLILLLTQILRGLFTSIIIDRLERLTSRTTTTLDYELIRILKQPLGWLIWLAGLWVVHLVVASHLTPEQNQKIPEILFVTALFIATYILYRAAPLLGELLAGLAANTETELDDLFVPYFPRLFQIAAVLIATIKASEILLGASAGALIGLLGGAGVALGLLFKDIIYDWCCTVIIYADGLYKPGDSVMVDGVSGFVKIVSIGLRSTTLRIGSWGSIKKVPNSKMISGVVENWSQKTADTLQWGINGNLKIDGISAEQTLRICQAIKEKIPTIDGLHKQKFTVVFSKIEENARVIMLRVFVIDTKLYHSAKQDLNIAILEILEKEQIDHLHIELEKQLEDYKQMKANLVSEVISKS; from the coding sequence ATGGAAAACCTTCAGGGTACATTCAACAATACAATCAACCTAATCAAAGAAAGGATCTTTGATACGGACTTCAAACTCGCCAACATCCCTCTTTCCACGATAGTTATTGTGGTGCTCATCCTCCTCCTTACCCAGATATTGCGAGGCTTGTTCACTTCAATAATCATTGACAGACTCGAGCGTCTCACTAGCCGTACAACAACCACCCTAGACTATGAGTTAATTAGGATTCTTAAGCAACCATTAGGCTGGCTAATTTGGCTGGCTGGACTATGGGTAGTACATCTAGTTGTGGCAAGCCATCTTACTCCTGAACAGAATCAGAAAATCCCCGAAATTCTGTTTGTGACTGCTCTGTTCATTGCCACCTATATTCTTTACCGTGCTGCTCCACTACTGGGAGAGCTTCTAGCGGGATTGGCGGCCAACACTGAAACTGAACTCGACGATTTGTTCGTGCCCTACTTCCCAAGGCTTTTTCAGATCGCAGCAGTGCTGATTGCTACCATTAAAGCCAGTGAGATTTTGTTGGGGGCATCTGCCGGTGCACTGATCGGTCTACTCGGTGGCGCAGGTGTCGCCTTAGGTTTGTTATTCAAAGACATTATCTATGACTGGTGTTGTACAGTGATTATCTACGCTGATGGTCTCTATAAACCCGGTGACTCTGTAATGGTGGACGGAGTAAGTGGTTTTGTTAAGATAGTCAGTATTGGTCTGAGAAGTACAACACTTCGTATTGGTAGTTGGGGTTCTATCAAAAAAGTTCCCAATTCTAAAATGATTTCTGGAGTTGTGGAAAATTGGTCACAGAAGACTGCTGATACATTGCAGTGGGGCATAAATGGTAATCTTAAAATTGATGGAATTTCGGCGGAGCAAACTCTCCGAATTTGTCAGGCTATTAAAGAAAAAATTCCCACTATCGATGGCTTGCACAAGCAGAAATTTACAGTTGTATTTTCCAAGATTGAAGAGAATGCTCGTGTGATTATGCTTAGGGTATTTGTGATTGACACCAAGCTCTACCATTCTGCCAAGCAAGACTTGAACATAGCTATCTTAGAAATCCTGGAGAAAGAGCAGATTGATCACCTGCATATTGAGCTGGAAAAGCAACTTGAAGACTACAAACAGATGAAGGCAAATTTAGTTAGTGAGGTGATATCTAAATCCTAG
- a CDS encoding TVP38/TMEM64 family protein has translation MKVSSSTSQNLPQSKIQLGLRLGIGAIVLVTAALILLFTPVGSWLKLENLRWLQESMGIFGPLGYILIYIVATVLAVPDAILTFSAGALFGLMLGTLWTVIGATLGATAAFMIARFVAGDWVKYKFQDSRLEQLSEGIENNGFWFVLSIRLAPIFPFNAVNYLFGLTPIPLPTYVIATAVGIIPATFAYAWLGRSGLEAISGSPPWQLIGALVVLAVLSTTPLLWKQSRLGQ, from the coding sequence ATGAAAGTTTCATCCTCGACATCTCAAAATCTGCCCCAATCCAAGATACAGCTAGGACTAAGGTTAGGGATTGGGGCAATAGTTCTAGTGACAGCTGCCTTAATTTTGCTATTTACGCCGGTTGGGTCTTGGCTGAAGCTGGAAAATCTGAGATGGCTTCAGGAAAGCATGGGTATTTTTGGACCACTGGGGTACATTCTAATTTATATTGTTGCCACAGTACTAGCTGTTCCTGATGCGATTTTAACCTTTTCGGCTGGTGCTCTGTTTGGACTAATGCTCGGGACTTTGTGGACTGTGATTGGTGCTACTTTGGGAGCAACGGCTGCGTTTATGATTGCTCGCTTTGTTGCTGGTGATTGGGTTAAGTATAAGTTTCAGGACTCTCGTTTGGAGCAACTCAGTGAGGGAATTGAGAACAATGGTTTTTGGTTTGTGCTCTCCATTCGCCTGGCACCAATTTTTCCATTCAATGCCGTGAACTATTTGTTTGGCTTAACACCAATTCCTTTGCCCACTTATGTGATAGCCACCGCAGTGGGAATTATCCCGGCTACCTTTGCTTATGCTTGGTTAGGTCGCAGTGGTCTGGAAGCTATCAGCGGTAGTCCCCCCTGGCAACTGATCGGAGCACTAGTTGTATTAGCGGTGCTATCTACCACTCCCCTACTTTGGAAACAATCAAGACTTGGGCAATAA
- a CDS encoding mechanosensitive ion channel family protein — MENLKTTFSNTINLIKERIFESDFKLANIPISTIVIVVLILLLTQILRGLFTSIIIHRIERMTSRTETTLDDEFISILKQPLGWLIWLAGLWLVYLVVASHLSPEQNQKIPEILSVSALFIATYIIYRAAPLLGELLAGLAAKTKTELDDLLVPYFPRLFQIAAVLIAASKASEILLGASAGALIGLLGGAGVALGLLLKDIIYDWFCTVVIYADGLYRPGDWVELDGINGFVEILSIGLRSTKVRIITVGGTKKVPNSKMIGGVVVNYWSQNPGDTLELGAINLTLKIDGISGEQTTRLCQAIKDKITSIDGLHKQKMFVLLTSIEENARVILVRAFCLDRKLYFAAMNDLNIAILEILQKEEIDHLHVYLRKELQDYKQLKENLVSEVKGNLVSEVAYKS; from the coding sequence ATGGAAAACCTTAAGACTACATTTAGCAATACAATCAACCTAATCAAAGAAAGGATCTTTGAATCCGACTTCAAGCTCGCCAACATCCCTATTTCCACAATAGTTATTGTGGTGCTCATCCTCCTGCTCACCCAGATATTGCGAGGCTTGTTCACTTCAATAATCATTCACAGAATCGAGCGGATGACTAGCCGTACAGAAACCACCCTAGACGATGAGTTCATTAGCATTCTTAAGCAACCATTAGGCTGGCTAATTTGGCTGGCTGGACTATGGCTAGTCTATCTAGTTGTGGCAAGCCATCTTAGTCCTGAACAGAATCAGAAAATCCCCGAGATTCTCTCTGTGAGCGCTCTGTTCATTGCTACGTATATTATTTACCGTGCTGCTCCACTATTGGGAGAGCTTCTAGCGGGATTGGCGGCAAAAACTAAAACTGAACTCGACGATTTGTTAGTCCCTTACTTCCCAAGGCTTTTTCAGATCGCAGCAGTGCTGATTGCTGCCAGTAAAGCCAGTGAGATTTTGTTGGGGGCATCTGCTGGGGCACTGATCGGTCTACTGGGTGGCGCAGGTGTCGCCTTAGGTTTGTTATTAAAAGACATTATCTATGACTGGTTTTGTACAGTGGTAATCTATGCTGATGGTCTCTATAGACCCGGTGACTGGGTAGAATTGGACGGAATAAATGGTTTTGTTGAGATACTCAGTATTGGTCTGAGAAGCACAAAGGTTCGTATTATTACTGTTGGTGGTACCAAAAAAGTTCCCAATTCTAAAATGATTGGTGGAGTTGTGGTCAATTATTGGTCACAGAATCCTGGCGATACGTTGGAGTTGGGAGCGATAAATTTAACTCTTAAAATTGATGGAATTTCAGGGGAGCAAACTACCCGACTTTGTCAGGCTATTAAAGACAAAATTACCTCTATTGATGGATTGCACAAGCAGAAAATGTTCGTTTTATTAACCAGCATTGAAGAGAATGCTCGTGTGATTCTAGTTAGGGCATTTTGTCTTGATCGAAAACTCTATTTTGCTGCCATGAATGACTTGAACATAGCCATATTAGAAATCCTCCAGAAAGAGGAGATTGATCACCTGCATGTTTATCTTAGAAAGGAACTCCAAGACTACAAACAGCTGAAGGAAAATTTAGTTAGTGAGGTGAAGGGAAATTTAGTTAGTGAAGTGGCATATAAATCCTAG